The nucleotide sequence ATTTCCGCGACAATGGCCGCCACGCGCTGATGATCTATGACGATCTGTCGAAGCAGGCCGTTGCTTACCGTCAGATGTCGCTGCTGCTGCGCCGCCCGCCGGGTCGTGAAGCTTACCCCGGTGACGTTTTCTACCTGCACTCCCGCCTGCTGGAACGTTCGGCCAAGCTGAACGAAGACCATGGAGCAGGCTCGCTGACGGCGCTGCCGATCATCGAAACCCAGGGCGGCGACGTGTCGGCCTTTATTCCGACCAACGTGATCTCGATCACCGACGGTCAGATCTTCCTTGAAACCGAGCTGTTCTATCAGGGTATCCGCCCGGCTGTGAACACGGGTCTGTCGGTGTCGCGGGTTGGTTCGTCGGCGCAGACGAAGGCGATGTCCTCGGTTGCCGGTCCGGTCAAACTGTCGCTTGCGCAGTACCGTGAGATGGCGGCATTTGCTCAGTTCGGTTCCGATCTGGACGCCGCGACGCAGCGCCTGCTGAACCGTGGTGCGCGTCTGACCGAGCTGATGAAGCAGCCGCAGTATTCGCCGCTGACCAATGCGGAAATCGTCTGCGTGATCTTCGCGGGTACGAATGGCTACCTCGACAAAGTCGCCGTAAAAGATGTCGGACGGTTCGAAGAAGGTCTGCTGGCGCATTTGCGCAACCAGCACAAGGACCTGCTGGACGACATCACCAACAACGACCGCAAGGTCAAAGGTGAGCTGGAAGAAAAGATCAAGGCGGCGCTCGACGAGTACGCGGAAACCTTTTCCTAAGGCCCCGAAAGGACAGGACCCATGCCTAGCCTTAAGGACCTGAAAAACAGGATCGAAAGCGTCAAGTCGACGCGGAAGATCACGAAGGCCATGCAGATGGTCGCTGCGGCGAAGCTTCGTCGTGCGCAGGAAGCTGCAGAAGCCTCACGCCCATACTCGGAACGGTTCAACGCCGTTCTGGGTCAGCTCGCACAATCGGTCGGTGACAGCCCTGCTGCGCCGCGCCTGTTGACGGGTACCGGTTCGGACAACACGCATCTGCTGGTCGTCATGACTGCAGAGCGCGGCCTTTGTGGCGCGTTTAACTCGTCGATCGTGCGTCTCGCCAAGACGCACGCCGACAAGCTGCGCGGCGAAGGTAAAACCGTGAAGATCCTGACCGTCGGCAAGAAAGGCCGTGAACAGCTACGCCGCGACTACAGTTCTCTGCTGATCGGCCATGTTGACCTGTCAGAGGTCAAGAATGTTGGCTACGTCAATGCGCAGGATATCGCGAAGAACGTACTTGACCGCTTCGCCGCGGAAGAGTTCGATGTTTGCTCGATCTTCTACGCCAAGTTCCACAGCGTGATTTCTCAGGAACCGACCGCCCAGCAGATCATTCCGGCCAGCTACGATGCGCCGGATAGTGATGCGGCTGCGACGCTTTATGATTACGAGCCGAGCGAAGAAGGCATCCTTGCCGATCTTCTGCCGCGCGGTGTCGCAACCCAGATCTTCGCGGCGCTTCTCGAAAACGGCGCATCGGAGCAGGGCGCACGGATGTCCGCGATGGACAACGCGACGCGCAATGCGGGCGACATGATCGACAAGCTGACGATCCAGTACAACCGTTCGCGTCAGGCCGTGATCACGAACGAGCTTATCGAAATTATCTCGGGCGCCGAGGCGCTCTAAAGGAACCGGAGACACGAAATGGCAAACGCAGTAGGCAAAGTGACTCAGGTCATCGGCGCCGTTGTCGACGTGCAGTTTGACGACCACCTGCCGGCGATTCTGAACGCGCTGACGACCGATAACAATGGCAACCGACTGGTGCTGGAAGTTGCACAGCACTTGGGCGAAAACACGATCCGCACGATTGCGATGGACGCCACCGAAGGCTTGGTTCGCGGTCAGGAAGTGACCGATACCGGCGCACCGATCAATGTGCCGGTCGGTACCGCAACCCTGGGCCGCATCCTCAACGTCGTCGGCGAGCCGGTCGACGAAAAGGGTCCGGTCGAAGCTGAGGAAACCCGCCCGATCCACGCTTCCGCCCCCGACTTCGCGGATCAGGCCACCGAGGCCGAAGTTCTCGTGACAGGGATCAAGGTGATCGACCTTCTCGCCCCCTACGCCAAGGGTGGTAAGATCGGTCTCTTTGGTGGTGCCGGTGTTGGCAAGACGGTTCTCATTCAGGAACTGATCAACAACATCGCCAAGGTGCACTCAGGTCTGTCCGTTTTCGCAGGTGTTGGTGAGCGGACCCGTGAGGGCAACGACCTTTACCACGAAATGATCGAATCGGGTGTTCTGACGCCGGACAACCTGCCGGATTCCAAGATTGCTCTGGTCTACGGTCAGATGAACGAACCGCCGGGAGCCCGTGCACGTGTTGCCCTGACCGGTCTGACGCTGGCTGAGCAATTCCGCGATGCCACCGGTACCGACGTTCTTTTCTTCGTCGACAACATCTTCCGCTTCACGCAGGCGGGTTCGGAGATGTCGGCACTCCTGGGCCGTATTCCTTCCGCTGTGGGCTACCAGCCTACGCTGGCAACGGATATGGGCGCGATGCAGGAACGCATCACTTCCACCAAGAACGGCTCGATCACGTCGATCCAGGCGGTCTACGTGCCTGCGGATGACCTTACCGACCCCGCACCGGCTACGACCTTCGCTCACCTTGATGCTACGACGGTTCTTAACCGTGCGATTTCGGAGCTGGGTATCTACCCGGCCGTTGACCCGCTCGACTCCACATCCCGTCTGATGGACCCGCAGGTTATTGGTGAAGAGCACTATCGGGTTGCCCGTGACGTGCAGGGTATTCTCCAGCGCTACAAGTCGCTGCAGGATATCATCGCGATCCTCGGCATGGACGAACTGTCTGAAGAAGACAAGCTGACTGTGTCGCGTGCACGCAAGATTCAGCGCTTCCTGTCGCAGCCCTTCGATGTTGCGAAGGTCTTCACTGGTTCCGACGGTATTCAGGTGCCGCTTGAGGACACGATCAAGTCGTTCAAGGCAGTGGTCGCCGGTGAGTATGATCACCTGCCGGAAGCTGCCTTCTACATGGTCGGCGGTATCGACGATGTGGTCGCGAAAGCCGAGAAACTCGCCGCTGAAGCGGCTTAAGGGGGCAGCTGATGGCTGACACCATGCAATTCGATCTCGTGTCGCCGGAACGGAGGCTTGCCTCCGGACCGGTGACACAGGTCCAGATTCCGGCCGCAGAAGGCGATCTGACAGCGATGCCGAACCACGCACCGCTGATCACGACGTTAAAGCCCGGTATCTTGATCGCGACGGGACCGGACGGAACGCAGGAATTCGCCGTCACCGGCGGCTTCGCCGAGATCTCGGCGGAGGGCGTATCGGTGCTGGCCGAACGTTCCTATCCACGTCATCCGGATCATAAGGAAGCGATTCAAAAGCATCTTGATGAAGCTCGGAACGTTGCGCAGAAGGCGCAATCTGACGAGAAGAGTGGCGCAGAAAAGATCGTGGACGATCTGGTCCGGCTTCTGGATGCGATGGACTGATCTGAAATCCATTTGAAACTCTCAAAACCCGGAGCTTACGCTCCGGGTTTTTTGTTGCCACTACGGTAAGACGTTTGCAATTCGTCGCGGCTTTGGCAAAAGTCATCTCAACCGCGTCGCAAATGGAGAGAGCAATTGACTTGGCGACTTCCCGATTTCCTGAAGATGTTCATGGCGTTGCTATGTGGCGCGCTCCTGTTGGCGGCCCCGGCCCACGCGCAAGACGCGGAGACGCCGCCGGAAGAATCCGTGTCCGTCCCGCAAGACCTGACAGATGAGACGATCAGCAATGACGAGTTGAGCCTGCGCGTGCTGCCGTTGACTGTCGAGGATCTGACGGCGCTGGCAGCCGAGTGGCAAGCCATAGCCAAGGAGCGCACGGTCGAGGTCGTGGGCCAACAACTCGCGCTCGATGCGGGTGAAGACGCCCCGAACCTGAAATCCGACTTGGAAACGGCCCGCGCAGAACGGCGGGCAGCCTTTGCGAAACTGGACACGGTGGTGAATGCACTCGCCGCAAAAGGCGGTGATCAAGCGGCTGTCGATCAGTATCGGGCTTATATTTCTGCTGTTTCGACGGGAGAGGCGCAAAGTTCGGACTGGGGTACATTGTTGTCGGAAGGTGTCAGATGGGCGACCTCGCCGACAGGCGGCCTGCATCTGCTGATCCAGATCGGTGTGATCGTTCTGGCTCTGCTGGTTCTGTTCGTAGTGGCGAGAATGGTGCGCGGCGGGGCGACCCGCATGGTGGGGCGGGTGCCAAAGCTCAGCAAGCTTCTGCAATCTTTCATCGTCATGGTTGTCTACTGGCTGACCATCGCGATTGGTTTGATGATCGTGCTGTCGGCCTTGGGCGTTAATATCACACCGATGTTTGCGCTGATTGGTGGTGCGTCCTTTATCATCGCCTTCGCCATGCAGGATACGCTTGGCAACCTGGCCGCAGGTCTGATGATCATGATCAACCGTCCCTTCGACGAAGGCGATTATGTGACGGTGGCTGGCACGGGCGGCACGGTCAAATCCGTGTCCATTGTGTCCACGACGATCACAACGCCAGACAATCAGGTGATTGTCATTCCTAACAGCAAAGTCTGGGGCGACATCATCACCAATGTCACCGCTAGCGATACACGCCGTGTCGATCTGGTCTTCGGGATCGGCTATGACGATTCCATCGAAGAGGCTCAGCGTGTGATGGAAGGGGTCGTTGCCGCCCATCCCGCTGTGCTGTCTGAGCCTGCGCCAGTCATCCGTGTCAACGAACTGGCGGATAGTTCCGTCAATTTTGTGTGCCGTCCATGGACGACGCGCGACGACTACTGGACGGTCTATTGGGATCTTACTCGTCAGATCAAAGAGGCGTTTGATGCGAACGGGATCTCCATCCCTTTCCCGCAGACGGATCTTCATGTGAAAATGCCGTCCTCTGGCTTGCCAGTGGCTCCGGTGTCCGCACCATCCGAGCAGCCGGGCAACTCCACCTACGCGGCGAATGATGAAGGCGTGGGTGACGACGACCAGTAGAGCAAAACGAAAAGCGGCGCCCGAAGGCGCCGCTTATGTCCATCAGTCGCGGGGATACATCCCCTCGTAGATCGGACCGAGCGTGTCGGTCTCGAACAGGGACGACACGCTTGTGCCTGCCCAGATGTTCAGGATTGCCTGTGCAAACATCGGCGCGGTCGGAACGATCCGGATGTTGGACGCCGATTTTACATCCTCCGTCGGTTCGATGGAGTCGGTGATGACAAGACTTTTCATGACGGAGTTTTTGATCCGTTCCACGGCCGGATCGGACAGAACACCGTGGGTAATGTAGGAATGAACCTCGGTCGCGCCGTTGTCCACCAAGACCTGCGCGGCTTTGCAGAGTGTTCCGGCTGTGTCGC is from Qingshengfaniella alkalisoli and encodes:
- a CDS encoding F0F1 ATP synthase subunit gamma; this translates as MPSLKDLKNRIESVKSTRKITKAMQMVAAAKLRRAQEAAEASRPYSERFNAVLGQLAQSVGDSPAAPRLLTGTGSDNTHLLVVMTAERGLCGAFNSSIVRLAKTHADKLRGEGKTVKILTVGKKGREQLRRDYSSLLIGHVDLSEVKNVGYVNAQDIAKNVLDRFAAEEFDVCSIFYAKFHSVISQEPTAQQIIPASYDAPDSDAAATLYDYEPSEEGILADLLPRGVATQIFAALLENGASEQGARMSAMDNATRNAGDMIDKLTIQYNRSRQAVITNELIEIISGAEAL
- the atpD gene encoding F0F1 ATP synthase subunit beta is translated as MANAVGKVTQVIGAVVDVQFDDHLPAILNALTTDNNGNRLVLEVAQHLGENTIRTIAMDATEGLVRGQEVTDTGAPINVPVGTATLGRILNVVGEPVDEKGPVEAEETRPIHASAPDFADQATEAEVLVTGIKVIDLLAPYAKGGKIGLFGGAGVGKTVLIQELINNIAKVHSGLSVFAGVGERTREGNDLYHEMIESGVLTPDNLPDSKIALVYGQMNEPPGARARVALTGLTLAEQFRDATGTDVLFFVDNIFRFTQAGSEMSALLGRIPSAVGYQPTLATDMGAMQERITSTKNGSITSIQAVYVPADDLTDPAPATTFAHLDATTVLNRAISELGIYPAVDPLDSTSRLMDPQVIGEEHYRVARDVQGILQRYKSLQDIIAILGMDELSEEDKLTVSRARKIQRFLSQPFDVAKVFTGSDGIQVPLEDTIKSFKAVVAGEYDHLPEAAFYMVGGIDDVVAKAEKLAAEAA
- a CDS encoding F0F1 ATP synthase subunit epsilon; this translates as MADTMQFDLVSPERRLASGPVTQVQIPAAEGDLTAMPNHAPLITTLKPGILIATGPDGTQEFAVTGGFAEISAEGVSVLAERSYPRHPDHKEAIQKHLDEARNVAQKAQSDEKSGAEKIVDDLVRLLDAMD
- a CDS encoding mechanosensitive ion channel family protein produces the protein MTWRLPDFLKMFMALLCGALLLAAPAHAQDAETPPEESVSVPQDLTDETISNDELSLRVLPLTVEDLTALAAEWQAIAKERTVEVVGQQLALDAGEDAPNLKSDLETARAERRAAFAKLDTVVNALAAKGGDQAAVDQYRAYISAVSTGEAQSSDWGTLLSEGVRWATSPTGGLHLLIQIGVIVLALLVLFVVARMVRGGATRMVGRVPKLSKLLQSFIVMVVYWLTIAIGLMIVLSALGVNITPMFALIGGASFIIAFAMQDTLGNLAAGLMIMINRPFDEGDYVTVAGTGGTVKSVSIVSTTITTPDNQVIVIPNSKVWGDIITNVTASDTRRVDLVFGIGYDDSIEEAQRVMEGVVAAHPAVLSEPAPVIRVNELADSSVNFVCRPWTTRDDYWTVYWDLTRQIKEAFDANGISIPFPQTDLHVKMPSSGLPVAPVSAPSEQPGNSTYAANDEGVGDDDQ